A section of the Rhipicephalus sanguineus isolate Rsan-2018 chromosome 11, BIME_Rsan_1.4, whole genome shotgun sequence genome encodes:
- the LOC119374300 gene encoding carbonic anhydrase 1 translates to MCSARPQVHSAPKCSSGKTVTRNVPGTGNRQSPVNIVTKDVTADPHLRDNPLHWKDTGLRGTSISNTGNTWLVSVKAGGPNLHGGPLQHDYQMEMMHGHWGKTHDSGSEHAVDGKRYAGELHLVHFNADKYKSFVDAAASEEGLVVVAVFLKEGTAHPQLKSVVDCIPYIKYKGMKCALQQPLDVSSLIPPRSTYWTYEGSLTTPPWSENVTWIVYKQPIEVSPEQLASFRKLLSYEEAVKPQNSTDGPIDCNVRATQPLKHRIVREPPKKQDSRTCLKFAFSKGALTTPLKT, encoded by the coding sequence ATGTGCTCAGCGCGACCGCAAGTTCATAGCGCCCCTAAATGTTCATCAGGGAAAACTGTTACAAGAAACGTTCCAGGGACTGGAAACAGGCAGTCGCCGGTCAACATCGTGACAAAAGACGTTACGGCGGATCCTCACCTGAGAGACAACCCGCTGCATTGGAAAGACACTGGCCTTCGGGGGACGAGCATCTCCAACACCGGTAACACGTGGCTAGTGAGCGTCAAGGCTGGAGGACCCAATCTTCACGGCGGACCTCTCCAGCACGACTACCAAATGGAGATGATGCACGGTCACTGGGGTAAGACCCACGATAGCGGAAGCGAGCACGCTGTCGACGGGAAGCGCTATGCAGGCGAACTGCATCTGGTCCATTTCAACGCCGACAAGTACAAGTCGTTCGTGGACGCTGCTGCATCTGAAGAGGGCCTCGTCGTGGTGGCTGTGTTCTTGAAAGAAGGTACAGCGCACCCGCAGCTTAAGAGCGTCGTAGACTGCATCCCCTACATCAAGTACAAGGGCATGAAGTGCGCGCTGCAGCAGCCTTTAGACGTATCCTCGCTAATTCCACCCAGAAGTACCTACTGGACGTACGAAGGCTCGCTGACGACACCACCCTGGTCCGAGAACGTGACCTGGATTGTCTACAAGCAACCCATCGAAGTGTCACCCGAACAGCTTGCATCCTTTCGCAAGCTGTTATCGTACGAGGAGGCCGTGAAACCGCAGAATTCGACGGACGGTCCTATTGACTGCAATGTGCGAGCCACACAGCCTCTTAAGCACCGAATCGTGCGAGAGCCCCCAAAGAAACAGGACAGCCGCACTTGCTTAAAGTTCGCCTTTTCCAAAGGAGCCCTCACGACCCCCTTAAAAACATAA